A stretch of the Leishmania infantum JPCM5 genome chromosome 30 genome encodes the following:
- a CDS encoding putative S-adenosylmethionine decarboxylase proenzyme-like: MSLWGGFSNPTSYSDSGLEKRLEFDFAAAVDVRTFTVEELEDVLAAAGQRLQHHSSADGLLSLEMTQCIIILTPCKLVVTSASEVMLHQVITPTIALLTSKGVRVEWASYLRKNITSPWCAESEMSDIMAQEYAELKAAFPAGKSFLTGPVDGHHCFNFVYDNVERMAGRKEEDVQVNVFLYDVAAGLEEVDKTTQRFHALQSGEYEVVRTFAGVPCISFETNAKAAVASPTRVQKLLDTFQPAHFTVAALQDRDADGLALRRNFNSFTPYTLQNRTVNLFGEGYAFHQLLFARSAD, from the coding sequence ATGTCGCTGTGGGGAGGGTTTTCGAACCCCACCAGTTACAGCGACAGCGGACTCGAGAAGCGTCTCGAGTTCgacttcgccgccgccgtggatGTGCGAACGTTCACGGTGGAGGAGCTTGAGGACGTGCTGGCGGCAGCTGGGCAgaggctgcagcaccactcCTCTGCAGATGGTCTGCTATCGCTAGAGATGACGCAGTGCATTATCATTTTGACACCGTGCAAGCTGGTGGTGACATCCGCGTCTGAGGTGATGCTGCACCAGGTGATCACCCCCACCATCGCCCTTCTCACATCGaagggcgtgcgtgtggagTGGGCCTCGTACCTGCGCAAGAACATCACCTCGCCATGGTGCGCCGAGAGCGAGATGAGCGACATCATGGCGCAGGAGTACGCGGAGCTCAAGGCCGCCTTCCCGGCCGGCAAGTCCTTCCTGACGGGCCCGGTGGATGGTCATCACTGCTTCAATTTCGTGTACGACAACGTTGAAAGGATGGCGGGGCGTAAGGAGGAGGACGTGCAGGTGAACGTGTTCCTCTACGACGTCGCTGCGGgtctggaggaggtggacaaGACAACGCAGCGTTTCCACGCGCTGCAAAGTGGCGAGTACGAAGTGGTGCGCACCTTCGCTGGTGTGCCGTGCATTTCCTTCGAGACCAACGCCAAGGCTGCTGTAGCGTCTCCGACGCGCGTGCAGAAGCTCCTCGACACCTTTCAGCCTGCCCACTTCACGGTTGCCGCCCTCCAGGACAGAGACGCCGACGGGTTAGCGCTGCGTCGCAACTTCAACTCCTTCACCCCCTACACGCTGCAGAACCGAACGGTGAACTTATTTGGTGAAGGATACGCCTTCCACCAACTGCTGTTCGCCCGCAGCGCAGATTAA
- the ADOMETC gene encoding S-adenosylmethionine decarboxylase, giving the protein MNVCSNTTKDPLTLMAMWGSMKGYNPEQGFSFEGPEKRLEVILRCTLETHVDGLRSLDDSVWSGVVGSLNAQIVSRESNEYINSYVLTESSLFVMKNRIILITCGTTTLLNSIPNILEAISAVRGELEWVSFMHKNYSFPWMQKGPHTSLADEFATLKQHFPTGKPYIFGPVDSDHYFLFCYDDIIRPCSSEDDTQLSMTMYGLDKEQTKHWFSDRFISTSAETAAIRAATHLDRVVDGTWTLHDLQFEPCGYSINAIRDEEYQTMHITPEDHCSFASYETNSRAANYSDRMKKVLGVFRPQRFTVIVFLDPESPVGKAYNEGKGIGVEPEYYPEYNLLHRTTNEFAPGYVAMKINYVRTAAVEETDTAVGGAEPGAEGGPD; this is encoded by the coding sequence ATGAATGTCTGCTCGAACACCACAAAGGACCCCCTCACGCTCATGGCGATGTGGGGCTCCATGAAAGGGTACAACCCGGAGCAAGGGTTCAGCTTCGAAGGTCCGGAGAAGCGCCTCGAGGTGATTTTGCGCTGTACACTGGAGACGCACGTGGATGGGCTGCGCAGCCTCGACGACTCCGTGTGGTCCGGTGTGGTTGGCTCGCTCAACGCGCAGATCGTGTCGAGGGAGTCGAACGAGTACATAAACAGCTACGTTCTGACCGAGAGCTCTCTCTTTGTGATGAAAAACCGCATTATTCTTATCACATGCGGCACCACCACATTGCTTAACAGCATCCCCAACATCCTCGAGGCAATCAGCGCGGTGCGTGGGGAGCTGGAGTGGGTGTCCTTCATGCACAAAAACTACTCCTTTCCGTGGATGCAGAAAGGGCCGCACACGTCCCTGGCGGACGAGTTTGCGACACTGAAGCAGCACTTCCCTACTGGCAAGCCTTACATCTTCGGCCCTGTGGACAGCGACCATTACTTTCTCTTCTGTTACGATGACATCATCCGCCCCTGCAGCTCTGAGGATGACACACAGCTCAGTATGACCATGTACGGGCTGGACAAGGAGCAGACCAAGCACTGGTTCAGCGACCGCTTCATCTCCACCAGcgcggagacggcggcgatcCGCGCTGCGACGCACCTGGATCGCGTTGTGGACGGCACGTGGACGCTACACGACCTCCAGTTCGAGCCCTGCGGCTACAGCATTAACGCCATCCGTGACGAGGAGTATCAGACGATGCACATTACCCCAGAGGATCACTGCTCCTTTGCCTCTTACGAAACGAACAGCCGAGCGGCGAACTACTCGGACCGGATGAAGAAGGTGCTCGGCGTATTCCGGCCGCAGCGGTTCACCGTCATTGTTTTCCTCGACCCCGAGAGCCCTGTTGGCAAGGCGTACAACGAAGGCAAGGGGATCGGAGTGGAACCGGAGTACTACCCGGAGTACAATCTCCTCCACCGCACCACGAACGAGTTCGCGCCGGGCTACGTGGCTATGAAGATCAACTACGTCAGGACGGCTGCGGTGGAAGAGACAGATACGGCAGTCGGAGGCGCGGAACCGGGCGCCGAGGGTGGGCCCGACTAG